gtattattcaaataaacagagtaaccattattctccttaaatgaataaccgtattgcgataaacataatccaatcatgtttatgctcaacgcaaacaccaaataacaattatttaggtttaacaccaatctcgatggtagagggagcatgcgatgcttgatcacatcaaccttggaaacacttccaacacatatcgtcatctcacctttagctagtctccgtttattccgcagcttttatttcgagttactaacacttagcaaccgaaccggtatctaataccctggtgctgctaggagtactagtaaagtacacattcatataatgtatatccaatatacttctgtcgaccttgcctgccttctcatctaccaagtatctagggtagttctgcttcagtgaccgttcccctcattacagaagcacttagtctcgggtttgggttcaaccttgggtttcttcactagagcagcaactgatttgccgtttcatgaagtatcccttttgcccttgcccttctagaaactagtggttttactaaccatcaacaattgatgctccttcttgatttctactttcgcggtgtcaaacatcgcgagttgctcaaggatcatcatgtctatccctgatatgttatagttcatcacgaagctctaatagcttggtggcagtgactatggagaaccatcactatctcatctggaagattaactcccactcgattcaagtgattgtggtactcagacaatctgagcacatgctcaacgattgagcttttctcccttagtttgcagcttaagaaacttgtcagaggtctcatacctcttgacgtgggcactagtctgaaatcccaatttcagtcttcggaacatctcatatgttctgtgatgtttcaaaacgtctttggtgccacaattctaagccgttagcattacgcactgaactagcacgtagtcatcaaaacatgtatgtcagatgtttcgtaacatctacagacgacgctcgaggttcagcacaccgagcggtgcattaaggacataagccttctgtgcagcaacgaggacaatcctcagtttacggacccagtccgcataattgctactatcaactttcaactaaattttctctaggaacatatcttaaacagtagaactaaagcgtaagctatgacataatttgcaaagaccttttgactatgttcatgataatcaagttcatctgattatttaatgaactcccactcagatagacatccctctagtcatccaagtgatacatgatccgagtcaaactaggccgtgtccgatcatcacgtgagacggactagccatcatcggtgaacatctccatgttgatcgtatctactatacgactcatgttcgacctttcggtctcttgtgttccgaggccatgtctgtacatgctaggctcgtcaagtcaacctaagtgtttcgcatgtgttccgaggccatgtctgtacatgctaggctcgtcaacacccgttgtattcgaacgttagaatctatcacacccgatcatcacgtggtgcttcgaaacaacgaaccttcgcaacggtgcacagttagggggaacacgtctcttgaaattttagtgagggatcatcttatttatgctaccgtcgttctaagcaaataagatgtaaacatgataaacatcacatgcaaatcataaagtgacgtgatatggccaatatcatcttgcgcctttgatctccatcttcgaggcgcggcatgatcaccttcgtcaccggcatgacaccatgatctccatcatcatgatctccatcatcgtgtcttcatgaagttgtctcgccaactattacttctactactatggctaacggttagcaataaagtaaagtaattacatggcgttttcattgacacgcaggtcatacaataaattaagacaactcctatggctcctgccggttgtcatactcatcgacatgcaagtcgtgattcctattacaagaacatgatcaatctcatacatcacatatatcattcatcacatccttttggccatatcacatcacatagcataccctgcaaaaacaagttagacgtcctctaattgttgttgcatgttttacgtggctgctatgggtttctagcaagaacgtttcttacctacgcaaaagccacaacgtgatatgccaatttctatttacccttcataaggacccttttcatcgaatccgatccgactaaagtgggagagacagacacccgctagccaccttatgcaactagtgcatgtcagtcggtggaacctgtctcacgtaagtgtacgtgtaaggtcggtccgggccgcttcatcccacgatgccgccgaatcaagataagactagtaacggcaagtaaattgacaaaatcgacgcccacaactactttgtgttctactcgtgcatagaaactacgcatagacctagctcatgatgccactgttggggaacgtagcggaaattcaaaattttctacgcatcaccaagatcaatctatggagtaatctagcaacgaggggaaggggagtgcatctacatacccttgtagatcgtgatgcggaagcgttgcaagaacgcggatgaaggagtcatactcgtagcgattcagatcgcggttgattccgatctaagcgccgaaccacggcgcctccgcgttcaacacacgtgcagcccggtgacgtctcccacgccttgatccagcaaggagagagggagaggttggggaagactccgtccagcagcagcacgacggcgtggtggtgatggaggagcgtggcaatcctgcagggcttcgccaagcaccgcgggagaggaggaggacatggaagagggggagggctgcgccagaacttgggtgcggctgccctcccaccccccacatatatataggggcaagggagaggggggccggccccctcagatccaatctgaggagggggcggcggccagggggttgccttgccccccaaggcaaggggggcgcctccccttagggttcccccaaacccccaggcgcatgggccctgggagggaaggcgcccagcccactaaggggctggtccctctccacatacagcccatagggccctccggggctggtggcccctcccggtggacccccggaaccctccggtggtcccggtacattaccggtgacgcccgaaactcttccggtggccaaaacaggacttcccatatataaatctttacctccggaccattccggaactcctcgtgacgtccagaatctcatccgggactccaaacaacattcggtaaccacgtatatctattccctataaccctagcgtcatcgaaccttaagtgtgtggaccctacgggttcgggaaccatgcagacatgaccgagacgttctccggccaatacccaacagtgggatctggatacccatgttggctcccacatgttccacgatgatctcatcggatgaaccacgatgtcggggattcaatcaatcccgtatacaattccctttgtcaatcggtatgttacttgcccgagattcgatcgtcggtatcccgataccttcttcaatctcgttaccggcaagtctctttactcattccgtaacacatcatcccgtgatcaactccttggtcacattgtgcacattatgatgatgtcctaccgagtgggccgagagatacctctctgtttacacgagtgacaaatcccagtctcgattcgtgccaacccaacagacactttcggagatacctgtagtgcacctttatagccacccagttacgttgtgacgtttggtacacccaaagcattcctacggtatccgggagttgcacaatctcatggtctaaggaaatcatacttgacattagaaaagctcttagcaaacgaactacacgatcttgtgctaggcttaggattgggtcttgtccatcacatcattctcctaatgatgtgatcccgttatcaacgacatccaatgtccatggtcaggaaaccataaccatctattgatcaacaagctagtctcctagaggcttactagggacatggtgttgtctatgtatccacacatgtatctgagtttcctatcaatacaattctagcatggataataaacgattatcatgaacaaggaaatataataataaccaatttattattgcctctagggcatatttccaacagtacgcgtaatgtcggtccgggccacttcatccaacaataccgccgaaccaaagtatgacatgctggtaagcagtatgacttatatcgcccacaactcacttgtgttctactcgtgcatatgacatctacgcataaaaccaggctcggatgccactgttggggaacgtagtaatttcaaaaatttcctacgcacacgcaagatcatggtgatgcatagcaacgagaggggagagtgttgtctacgtaccctcgtagaccgaaagaggaagcgttagcacaacgcggttgatgtagtcgtacgtcttcacgatcagaccgatcaagcaccgaacgcacggcacctccgagttcagcacacgttcagcccgatgacgtctctcgaactccgatccagccgagtgttgagggagagtttcgtcagcacgacggcgtggtgacgatgatgatgttctaccaacgcagggcttcgcctaagcaccgctacgatattatcgaggtggattatggtggaggggggcaccgcacacggctaatatatctcaaggatcaattgttgtgtctatggagtgccccctgcccccgtatataaaggagcaaggggggaggcggccggccaaggaggagggcacgccaaggggggagtaggactcctcctttacttgttggagtaggagagaaggaaagaggggaaagggagaaggaaaaggggggctgcaccccttgtccaattcagaccagaggggaggtgcgcgcctccttccttttggcctctctcctctattcccgtatggcccaataaggcccaatacttctccttggcgaattcccgtaactctcacatactccaataaatacccgaatcactcggaaccttcccgaaatccgaatatagtcgtccaatatatcgatctttacgtctcggccatttcgagactcctcgtcatgtccccgatctcatccgggactccgaactaccttggtacatcaaaacacataaactcataatataaccgtcatcgaactttaagcgtgcggacgctacgggttcgagaactatgtagacatgaccgagacttgtctccagtcaataaccaatattggaacctggatgctcatattggctcccacatattctacgaagatctttatcagtcaaatcgcataacaacatacgttgttccctttgtcatcggtatgttacttgcccgaggttcgatcgtcggtatctcaatacctagttcagtctcgttaccggtaagtttctttacttgttccgtaatacatcatcccgtaactaactcattagttacaatgcttgcaaggcttatagtaatgtgcattaccgagtgggcccagagatacctctccgacaatcggagtgacaaatcctaatctcgaaatacgccaacccaacaagtaccttcggagacacctgtagagcacatttataatcacccagttacgttgtgacgtttggtagcacacaaagtgttcctccggtaaacgggagttgcataatctcatagtcataggaacatgtataagtcatgaagaaagtaatagcaacatactaaacgatcaagtgctaagctaacagaatgggtcaagtcaatcacatcattctcctaatgatgtgatcctattaatcaaatgacaactctttgtctatggctaggaaacataaccatctttgatcaacgagctagtcaagtagaggcatactagtgacactctgtttgtctatgtattcacacatgtatcatatttccggttaatacaattctagcatgaataataaacatttatcatgaaataaggaaataaatagtaactttattattgcctctagggcatatttccttcaatatttgggacccacctcaaatTAATTGAGGAGGTCAAGGTCtttctatctcataactttgagatgaaagacctgggcgtggatgatgttatcttaaacatcaagctactgagaaacactgagggtggaattacacttttgcaatcccactatgttgagaagattttgagccgttttggatattcggactgcaaaccttctgcaacaccatatgatcctagcgtgtggATTCGAAAGTTCAAAGGCACggctgtagatcaattgagatattctcaagtggttggttcactcatgtacctagctTGTGATACTCGCcctgacatctcatttgctgtgtgcaaactgaacctgtttgtttccaatccgggagatgtgcattggcatgctgttgagcgagtgatgcgCTATTTGCAAGGCACTGTGAACTATGGgattcactattctgggtacccgacggtacttgaggggtatagtaATTCTAACTGGATATCtaatgctgatgagatgaaagccacaagtggatatgtcttcacacttggtggtggtgatgtttcctagaagtcttgcaagcagatgatcttaaccagatcgactatggaagcagaactcacagcattagacacatcatgcgtcgaagcagaatcgctttgagagcttttgatggatttgcccgtgGTTGATAAACTAGTCCCGgttgtccttatgaactgtgacaatcaaacagtgATTTCTAAGGCTAAGAGTCAAAGGACAActtgaaatccacaaagcacataagaagaagattaaaatctgtcagaaaatcaagaaactccggagtaatagcgttggattatatccagacggctaagaatctggcagacccttctacgaaagggctatcacggattgtgatagaaagtgcatcgagggagatgggtatgagacccacgtaagttgccatgggggtaacccaacctatgtgatcggagatcccgtgaattaggacctggaaaaacaatccagcggtcaactgaggagagtatccttaattaacccactccgttggagatgcagtaATACTCTCAATTAtgtaaggcaggctgacttttgtcttaatgtgttccaaagcttatgtaagcaagatgctaacctacagagcattctttggaggaacacacatatgtgagcccgactgctggtcacagtctatgagattgggtgatctctaggaagctcatgagaaggtacagagtatgactaataagctccacccgtggggtttagccttcggcaaccacgtatcagctgacaataggcgaaacttctacacaccaaactgacaattcaaggcatagtccattgttcagttgtgaagaagtctaatcctattgctctaggtggaagttcaacttaacagtctccactgaaaattctggtatatcaaacattgtttgaaacagttgacaaacttatgtgcctcgagatctaGTGGGGGATTGatgattatggatgggcttaggcccatataagacaataatccctaATTAATCTCTAAGACCCATGCATGTGTACGGCAAGTGGTGGGAAGTGTGGGAaatttagtcccatactgctacagtaagaagagtgagacctctttataagggttgatctaccacttgctattgggagcttgggaataggGGATGTacgcgcgcgctcctcctcctccgccgcccgcctcgccacgacgcgcgcgcgcgccacgggttgcgggaatgagccaagcCGAAGCTTATTTTTTCCGCTCAGGAATGGTTAATTAATTAATGAGTCGCTTACGGAAGCGCCACTGTCCGAGACGTTGGACCGTGGGCTGTTCGCGAACTCGATCGTCGGCCTGGCCCAGGCCCATCTACCTGACGACCTATATAAGAAGGCGCTGGCcagtggagtgaaccctaactcagttcactcactctctctctcgtaCAACtctagccgtcatctactgttcctctcactgtgctgcctccggcgatcccatcccgacgaccgcgtgcacggttggtcgggagagcaggtgcctccggaaccctgtcgtttGAGATCCTACCCGGGAGCACGGCAATAAGGTTTTTAGGGAGcatctcgacgcgactgctcccgatccgtccctgTCTTCGTCCGCCTCTGCTTctactacttcctctacatcgactCCATGGCTGACGACGAAGTCGCCAAAAAGAAGGCCTTGGCTGATGCCGAGGCTGCTGCTACCACCGCCGCGTTTGCCTGGCCAACCGGTATGACTCGTTCATCCCCTGTTTGCTTGTTCATGTGCTAGCCATATATATGCTGTTCATAGATGGTTCGGTTCTATGTACTgtacgtgctcacatgcttaggtatcggtatgagatgcatactGTATTTGCCATGTTTACTGTCTACTCGTGGATTAGATTCATTgagaaagtgctaatatttccaacactcAAGGtctgaaaagaaaacaaataaaggaGTCCGAACGAACATAAACAGACTTATACAACATCTCAAGCAGTAAATCTTACCATAATCCCGATCAAACGCTCGCAAGTCTCTCCGATACAAAAGGTGCAAGCACGCAACAACGTTGTTCTAATCGACCTCCCCGTGCGCGGTTCATTGTCCTCAAGCCGGCGCCAAATTCGGGGCCGCACTGTCGCCGAGCCGCCGCAAAACGATTCTTGTAGTCGGTAGCAACCAAGGCCGTTGGACGTACGGCAATGCCGCGGAAGTACTGGAAGCCGAGGGGAGGCCCTGGATGTGTGGCGCCCGCGCCGGAGCTTCACTGGAAGGCCCTAAACCCTAACCCCGTCCCCGCGGAGGCCCCCGAGTGCTCCCGCTCCCGCGCCGCCGAGGTGTCCGACGACGACGCCTTTGTGGACGTCCCCGCCACCGCTGAGGATGCTCTCGTGGAGGAAGAAATAGCAAGGAAGCTGGCGGGGATTCACATGGAGTTGAGTCAGGAGGAGCTGCGCGCTAACCATCAGATGCAGGAGGACGAGGTGATGTCTCacttttcttttctctctttctttcagACTCGGGGATGCATCATCTTGCTCTTCAGTACTGTAGATGGCAAAGCATAGCTGAGTAGCTAGCTTCATGGAAATAAATAAATTAAATGACTACATTCCATATTAGATCACCGTAGTGTACTTTATGATTCTATAGTTGAGTAATTTTTAAGGGCCGATTGTGAGGTCTGGAATTATATTTTCATGTTGTGTGTGAAGTAGCTGGCCTACGCTCATAATGACATTTTTGTTGTGTTTTGCACACCCAGAGAACAGTTAAACCATGCCTGCTTTTGTGCTGATTTCTCATTCTTATTTTGCTGTTGTTTTTAAATTGGGCATGTGTTTTTTTTTCTCAAATACACGAAAGTATGTATATATGGTGATCACTTTTTTGTGTCTGATACAAACTAAACTTAATGCCCAGATATTTGCCTTGGAAGCAATTTTCGGAGACAGCATAGTCATTTTAAACAAAAAAGAAGGTCGACGGTCTTTCCAGGTATGTCCATCACAATTATTAATTTTCCAGCCATATTAATTCTTGCTAGTGAGGGAAATTAAGGTTTTTATATGTCAATGTTGTTGCACAGGTTCATGTGCATATTGAGATACCGGATGATGGTATAGATGTCTCGGCAAGGCTCGACTATGGTACCGGAACATTAAATTATGGGGAAACATGTGATGGCAATGCCTCGGATAATCTTGTTTACAAGTTTAGGGTTGAGCATTTGCCTCCAATCCTGCTAACATGCCACCTGCCTTCGTCTTACCCGAGTCATCAACCTCCCTCTTTCACTATCTCCACCGAATGGCTGGACACAGTGAAGATTTCATCATTATGTCAAATGCTTGATATGATTTGGGAAGAGCAACAGGGCATGGAAGTAATATATCAGTGGGTTCAGTGGCTCCAAAACTCTTTACTTTCTCACCTAGGGTTTACTGATGAGATAATTTTAAGCAAGGGTGATCTAACCTGTCATGAAGATGGTGGGGATAAGCGTGCTTGTCGAGATGATTCCGCACCTGATGTTATAATTACAAGGATTATGAGATACGATGATGATAAGCGTCATGAAGCCTTCTTACATGATATTCATGACTGCATGATATGCTTCAGCGAGTTTCCTGGTAAGTCTTAGTTTTCTGCATAGCTGTTTGTAGTGTTATATAGAGACTTATACTGTAGAGGTCTTGAGCTGtgttatactccctctgtaaaaaaatataagagcatttcgatcactactttagtgatttaaacgctcttatatttcttacggagggagtaattaacaaTGGCCTATTTTGGCTAGTCCCCATTACCTCATGCATTATCCTTATTCTTTGAGTTGACTACATACTACACCTGTAACACCATTGCATAGATGGCATATTAGAGATTCTCATTCagatgatttttttttttttttgcctttGTTCTGAGGGTACTGTCTTTTTTTTTGTAATACAATAAAAATTATAGTGCAATGGGGGTATTCATGATGCATGCCATGTCCAACTTAGATATTTTCCATTTAATTTGCTAACCCTTGGTATCTCAATTGTTGTTGCTTCTAATTTTAATTCACTACTTTGCTACATTTTCTAAAAAGGTTATTACTTCACAGGTGTCGATTTTGTCACACTTCCATGCCATCATTTCTTTTGCCGGAAATGCATTCAAACATACTGCAAAATACATGTCAAGGAAGGAACTGTATTGAAGTTGACGTGTCCTGATACAAAATGCGAAGGTGTTGTTTCTCCTTACATATTGAAAACACTTCTGGCGGAGGATGAGTATGAACGTTGGGAAAAACTGCTTCTTCAGAGAACTCTCGATGCCATGAATGATTTAGTTTATTGTCCAAGGTGCGAAACTGCTTGCTTGGAGGATGAAAGTAACGATGCTGTGTGTCCAAGTTGTCTATTCAGCTTCTGCACACTTTGTACATCTCACCGTCATGTGGGGAAACAATGTATGACCGCAGAGGAAAAAATTCGAAAGTTGGAGGTAGGAGAACTTTATCTCACATATATTTAGCTTATCTTGGATATGGTTAAATTAAATTGTGGGGCTGTTTCATTACtactaatatatactccctcctttccggtttatagtggtCATCTTAAAAAAATTGTTTTTCTGATTTATGAGTCTCAATTCTAGTACTTGCcttcacatgttcagatttcaaggtgcattaatcaCTTCATGCAAGGATCAAGAGAAAACCCACCAACGCAAGTTGAAGTTATTAGTCATTTGGTGGTGATTCATGCATGCactgtaattaatgcatcggtaaacacaacTTTTTGTGAAAAATGAGTGTACTAATTAAGCACTTTTGTAGACTATGAAATGTATTCTACCACTCACTATCTACCTTGATTGGAGAGATTTCCAAACTGAGCCCTATaaacgggaatggagggag
This DNA window, taken from Triticum aestivum cultivar Chinese Spring chromosome 1D, IWGSC CS RefSeq v2.1, whole genome shotgun sequence, encodes the following:
- the LOC123164269 gene encoding E3 ubiquitin-protein ligase RNF14-like → MPRKYWKPRGGPGCVAPAPELHWKALNPNPVPAEAPECSRSRAAEVSDDDAFVDVPATAEDALVEEEIARKLAGIHMELSQEELRANHQMQEDEIFALEAIFGDSIVILNKKEGRRSFQVHVHIEIPDDGIDVSARLDYGTGTLNYGETCDGNASDNLVYKFRVEHLPPILLTCHLPSSYPSHQPPSFTISTEWLDTVKISSLCQMLDMIWEEQQGMEVIYQWVQWLQNSLLSHLGFTDEIILSKGDLTCHEDGGDKRACRDDSAPDVIITRIMRYDDDKRHEAFLHDIHDCMICFSEFPGVDFVTLPCHHFFCRKCIQTYCKIHVKEGTVLKLTCPDTKCEGVVSPYILKTLLAEDEYERWEKLLLQRTLDAMNDLVYCPRCETACLEDESNDAVCPSCLFSFCTLCTSHRHVGKQCMTAEEKIRKLEERLKSRQERGDQNLTDEVLSLQAIMRDAKQCPRCKIAIYKISGCNKMTCSNCGHYFCYQCNFAIVGYEHFRPGACDLFSREEILRWEARMNPGRGRVEDAPAPAPLPQGRYRHPCPTCGKGTPKIGNNNHISCGSCQTGFCALCRKTVHKTSQHFGPKGCKQHTADRD